Proteins encoded by one window of Channa argus isolate prfri chromosome 13, Channa argus male v1.0, whole genome shotgun sequence:
- the LOC137139734 gene encoding P2Y purinoceptor 1-like, whose translation MHHSHYQDCIGWFPGHMMNMTSCPHISLEFTGKFLPPVLVLVFIVGLVANGWGLKSLLENWKKLKIINVFVLNLGLADILYLLTLPSLVVYYFMDSKWIFGDVFCKITRFCFNLNLYGSIGFLTCISVYRYLAIVHPMKVRGRLTLTHSVVISVMVWLLVGIQSLPDMFYTKTSGNHTKGCYDTTSTTYVEDYLKYTLGWTFTAFCIPFLIILGCYGHVVVVLCRKNAINKVLKQRCLKLLFILILLFSVCYIPYHVLKNLNLWSRVLSKQKICHQWNNRVYIAHQISRGLVCLNSALNPLIYCHGNDEISAQLRHLLQRARPMFKCLSLSNFRLCPRYINHK comes from the coding sequence ATGCACCACAGTCATTACCAGGACTGTATTGGATGGTTTCCAGGTCATATGATGAATATGACATCTTGTCCACATATCAGCTTGGAATTTACAGGGAAATTCCTGCCTCCTGTTCTCGTCTTAGTGTTCATCGTTGGTCTGGTAGCTAACGGATGGGGATTGAAGTCTTTGTTGGAGAACTGGAAGAAACTAAAGATCATCAATGTTTTTGTCCTCAACCTTGGACTTGCTGATATTCTGTATCTACTCACACTCCCGTCCCTGGTGGTTTACTACTTTATGGACAGTAAATGGATCTTTGGAGATGTTTTCTGCAAGATAACAAGATTCTGCTTCAACCTGAATTTATACGGCAGCATCGGCTTCCTCACTTGTATCAGTGTGTACAGGTACCTGGCTATTGTCCATCCAATGAAAGTGAGGGGCAGATtaactctcactcactctgtggTTATCTCAGTCATGGTTTGGCTGTTAGTGGGTATTCAAAGTCTTCCTGACATGTTCTACACTAAGACATCTGGAAACCACACTAAGGGATGTTATGATACCACTTCTACAACATACGTTGAAGATTACCTGAAGTACACCCTTGGATGGACATTCACTGCATTTTGTATCCCATTCCTCATCATACTGGGCTGCTATGGACATGTGGTTGTTGTTCTTTGCAGAAAAAATGCCATTAACAAGGTACTGAAGCAGAGATGCTTGAAGTTGTTGTTCATCTTaattcttctcttctctgtttgttaCATTCCCTATCATGTACTTAAGAACCTCAACCTCTGGTCAAGAGTTCTGTCCAAACAGAAAATCTGCCATCAATGGAATAATAGAGTTTACATTGCTCATCAGATAAGTCGGGGCCTCGTTTGCCTGAACAGTGCTCTCAACCCACTAATTTACTGTCATGGAAATGACGAAATTTCTGCTCAGTTGAGACATTTGCTCCAGCGAGCTCGCCCcatgttcaaatgtttgtctttgtcaaacTTCCGACTGTGTCCCCGTTACATAAATCACAAATGA